In Fusobacterium perfoetens ATCC 29250, one DNA window encodes the following:
- a CDS encoding transposase: protein MTLPLKDFFGRLISHITPKHFKMIRKYDIYSKNNKTKKIKILRFNFFRKNFFK from the coding sequence ATTACTCTTCCTTTAAAAGATTTCTTTGGACGTTTAATTTCTCATATTACTCCTAAACACTTTAAAATGATTAGAAAATATGATATTTATTCTAAAAATAATAAAACCAAAAAAATTAAAATTCTTAGATTTAATTTCTTTAGAAAAAACTTTTTTAAGTAG
- a CDS encoding transaldolase family protein — MKYFLDSAKLNEIEYAYENYGIDGVTTNPRHIMLSGKPFLTVIADLAAWVKEKGIEGYEKFPISVEINPHLTKWEEMVEEGKKIAAYSSNFVIKIPCTENGLIAARKLEKEGVRTNVTLVFSPSQAIPVGKLDAKFVSPFVGWKENSGDDALNYISDICEIYRKHNFNTEIIVAAVRNGKQIAEAAKMGAHIVTCGLDVYKASFEHPFTTYGLGVFTKAWDDTTK; from the coding sequence ATGAAATATTTTTTAGACAGTGCAAAATTAAATGAAATCGAGTATGCTTATGAGAACTATGGAATTGATGGAGTCACAACAAATCCAAGACATATTATGTTAAGTGGAAAACCATTTTTAACAGTAATAGCTGATTTAGCAGCTTGGGTAAAAGAAAAAGGAATAGAAGGTTATGAAAAATTCCCTATATCTGTTGAAATAAATCCACACTTAACTAAATGGGAAGAAATGGTAGAAGAAGGAAAGAAAATAGCTGCATATTCTTCTAACTTTGTTATAAAAATTCCTTGTACAGAAAATGGGTTAATAGCTGCAAGAAAATTAGAAAAAGAAGGAGTAAGAACTAATGTTACATTAGTATTCTCACCTTCTCAAGCAATACCAGTAGGAAAATTAGATGCTAAATTTGTTTCTCCATTTGTAGGATGGAAAGAAAATTCAGGAGATGATGCTCTAAATTATATTTCTGATATTTGTGAAATTTATAGAAAACACAATTTCAATACTGAAATAATTGTAGCAGCAGTAAGAAATGGAAAACAAATAGCAGAAGCAGCTAAAATGGGAGCACACATAGTAACATGTGGATTAGATGTATACAAAGCAAGTTTTGAACATCCATTTACAACATATGGACTAGGAGTATTTACAAAAGCTTGGGACGATACAACTAAATAA
- a CDS encoding NAD(P)-dependent oxidoreductase has translation MKIGFIGIGLMGKPMSTNILKKSGRPLMVFDLNKEKVAEMVSLGAEEASSIKEVGEKCDVVVSMVPKSEHVISVYEELLPVAKEGQIFIDMSTIDPEVSRELSKKIAEKKASMIDAPVVKSVPAAETGTLGIYVGGCKETYEKVKNILACMGNNIIYLGENGAGLVMKLCHNTLVSQIQNGVNEMITLAQKSGISVEEFMTAVSYGGAQNFYLDTKGKVIAEGNFKTAFSVENMNKDVNLTSTLVKKLGLTLPGVEVAKNVYAQAMELGYGKEDFSATYKVVSKK, from the coding sequence ATGAAAATAGGTTTTATAGGAATAGGACTTATGGGAAAACCAATGAGTACTAATATATTAAAAAAATCAGGAAGACCTTTAATGGTATTTGATTTAAATAAAGAAAAAGTAGCTGAAATGGTTAGTTTAGGTGCTGAAGAAGCTTCTTCAATAAAAGAAGTAGGAGAAAAATGTGATGTTGTAGTTTCAATGGTTCCAAAAAGTGAACATGTAATATCAGTATATGAAGAATTACTTCCAGTAGCAAAAGAAGGACAAATTTTTATAGATATGAGTACTATTGATCCTGAGGTTTCAAGAGAATTATCTAAAAAAATAGCAGAAAAGAAAGCTTCAATGATAGATGCACCAGTAGTTAAATCAGTTCCTGCTGCTGAAACTGGAACATTAGGAATTTATGTTGGTGGATGTAAAGAAACATATGAGAAAGTAAAAAATATATTAGCTTGCATGGGAAATAACATTATTTATTTAGGAGAAAATGGAGCAGGATTAGTAATGAAACTATGTCATAATACGTTAGTTTCTCAAATTCAAAATGGTGTTAACGAAATGATAACATTAGCTCAAAAATCAGGAATATCTGTAGAAGAATTTATGACAGCAGTATCTTATGGAGGAGCTCAAAACTTTTATTTAGATACAAAAGGAAAAGTAATAGCTGAAGGAAACTTTAAAACAGCTTTTTCTGTAGAAAATATGAATAAAGATGTTAATTTAACATCAACTTTAGTTAAAAAGTTAGGATTAACATTACCTGGTGTAGAAGTAGCTAAAAATGTATATGCACAAGCTATGGAATTAGGATATGGAAAAGAAGATTTCTCAGCAACTTATAAAGTTGTAAGCAAAAAATAA